A DNA window from Brassica napus cultivar Da-Ae chromosome C1, Da-Ae, whole genome shotgun sequence contains the following coding sequences:
- the LOC106437646 gene encoding calcium permeable stress-gated cation channel 1 has protein sequence MATLSDIGVSAGINILSAFIFFIIFAVLRLQPFNDRVYFSKWYLKGLRSSPSRGGAFVQRFVNLDFRAYLKFLNWMPEALKMPEPELIDHAGLDSVVYLRIYWLGLKIFVPIAALAWAVLVPVNWTNNTLELARQLRNVTSSDIDKLSVSNIPEYSMRFWTHIVMAYAFTIWTCYVLMKEYETVANMRLQFVASEARRPDQFTVLVRNVPPDADESVSELVEHFFLVNHPDHYLTNQVVCNANKLADLVKKKKKMQNWLDYYQLKYARNNSQRLMVKLGFLGLWGQKVDAIEHYIAEVDKISKEIAKEREEVVKDPKSIMPASFVSFKTRWAAAVCAQTQQTRNPTQWLTEWAPEPRDVYWPNLAIPYVSLTVRRLLMHVAFFFLTFFFIIPIAFVQSLATIEGIVKAAPFLKVIVEDKFMKSVIQGFLPGIALKLFLIFLPSILMIMSKFEGFTSISSLERRSASRYYIFNFVNVFLASVITGAAFEQLSAFLNQSPNQIPKTIGVAIPMKATFFITYIMVDGWAGVAGEILMLKPLIMFHLKNTFLVKTEKDREEAMDPGSIGFNTGEPRIQLYFLLGLVYAPVTPMLLPFILVFFALAYIVYRHQIINVYNQEYESAAAFWPDVHGRVIAALIISQLLLMGLLGTKHAALAAPFLIALPVLTIGFHHFCKGRYEPAFVRYPLQEAKMKDTLESAREPNLNLRGYLQSAYVHPVFRGDEDEDDYDDDKLRKFEEEAIIVPTKRQSRRNTPAHSRISGESSPFSGKV, from the exons ATGGCAACACTTTCGGATATTGGTGTATCAGCTGGGATTAACATCCTCAGtgcattcattttcttcataatCTTTGCGGTTCTGAGGCTCCAGCCCTTTAACGACAGAGTCTACTTCTCCAAATGGTACCTCAAGGGGCTGAGGAGCAGCCCTTCTCGCGGTGGCGCCTTTGTGCAGCGCTTTGTGAACTTGGACTTCAGGGCGTACTTGAAGTTCTTGAATTGGATGCCTGAGGCTCTCAAGATGCCTGAGCCTGAGTTGATCGATCACGCCGGTTTGGATTCTGTTGTGTATCTCAGGATTTACTGGCTAGG GCTTAAGATCTTTGTTCCAATAGCAGCGCTTGCTTGGGCTGTTCTTGTGCCGGTTAACTGGACGAACAACACGTTGGAGTTGGCTAGGCAGCTAAGGAATGTAACGTCGAGTGATATTGATAAACTGTCTGTTTCGAATATCCCAGAGTATTCAATGAG gtTTTGGACACATATAGTGATGGCATATGCATTTACCATCTGGACTTGTTATGTGTTGATGAAAGAATATGAGACGGTTGCTAACATGAGGCTTCAGTTTGTTGCATCAGAAGCTCGCCGACCTGACCAGTTCACT GTTCTTGTCAGAAATGTACCTCCGGATGCAGATGAGTCTGTTAGTGAACTTGTGGAGCATTTCTTCCTTGTCAATCACCCTGATCACTACCTGACTAATCAG GTTGTATGCAATGCAAACAAGCTAGCAGATTTggtgaaaaagaagaaaaagatgcaGAACTGGCTTGACTATTACCAGCTCAAATACGCTAGAAACAACTCTCAGAGACTTATGGTGAAG CTTGGCTTCCTTGGGCTTTGGGGACAAAAAGTGGATGCAATCGAACACTACATAGCCGAAGTTGACAAAATATCAAAAGAGATAGctaaagagagagaggaagtgGTGAAAGACCCCAAGTCCATCATGCCAGCATCTTTCGTCTCCTTCAAAACTCGTTGGGCTGCTGCCGTCTGCGCTCAGACCCAGCAGACCCGGAACCCCACCCAATGGCTAACCGAATGGGCTCCAGAGCCTCGTGATGTATACTGGCCCAACCTCGCTATCCCATACGTTTCTCTGACCGTTAGAAGACTGTTAATGCACGTTGCCTTCTTCTTCCtaaccttcttcttcatcatcccaaTCGCCTTTGTTCAATCTCTCGCTACCATTGAAGGGATTGTCAAAGCTGCACCGTTCTTGAAAGTTATCGTCGAAGA CAAGTTTATGAAGTCAGTGATACAAGGGTTTCTACCTGGTATAGCGTTGAAGCTCTTCCTCATCTTCCTCCCATCCATCCTCATGATCATGTCCAAGTTCGAAGGCTTCACATCGATCTCTTCCTTAGAGAGACGCTCGGCGTCGAGGTACTACATCTTCAACTTCGTCAACGTCTTTCTCGCCAGCGTCATCACCGGAGCTGCGTTTGAACAGCTCAGCGCTTTCCTCAACCAGTCCCCAAACCAAATCCCCAAAACCATCGGTGTGGCTATACCGATGAAGGCGACGTTCTTCATCACTTACATAATGGTCGACGGCTGGGCAGGTGTAGCTGGAGAGATACTTATGCTGAAACCTCTGATCATGTTCCATCTCAAGAACACGTTCTTGGTCAAGACTGAGAAAGACAGAGAGGAGGCGATGGATCCGGGGAGCATTGGGTTTAACACTGGAGAGCCGAGGATACAGCTTTACTTCCTTCTTGGTCTTGTCTACGCTCCTGTGACGCCTATGCTTCTTCCTTTCATCTTGGTTTTCTTCGCTCTTGCTTACATTGTTTACCGTCATCAGATCATAAACGTGTACAATCAAGAATACGAGAGCGCTGCTGCGTTTTGGCCAGACGTTCATGGACGAGTCATAGCTGCGTTGATAATATCTCAGCTGCTTCTTATGGGTCTACTGGGAACTAAACACGCTGCGTTAGCTGCGCCGTTTCTCATTGCTTTGCCTGTGCTTACCATCGGGTTCCACCACTTCTGCAAAGGTCGTTACGAGCCGGCTTTCGTCAGGTACCCTTTGCaggaagctaagatgaaagatACATTGGAAAGCGCGAGAGAGCCGAACTTGAACCTCAGAGGCTACTTGCAGAGTGCTTACGTTCATCCAGTGTTTAGAGGcgatgaagatgaggatgacTATGATGATGACAAGCTCCGGAAGTTTGAGGAGGAAGCCATTATTGTTCCCACCAAACGTCAGTCGCGGAGGAATACTCCTGCTCATAGCAGGATCAGCGGAGAATCTTCACCATTTAGTGGTAAAGTCTAG